The DNA segment AGCGCAGCAGCGAGGTGTTGCCGGCATCCCGCGCAAGATCAAGGAAATGATTTTGTCGGTCGAGGTTGAGCGCATGTACAACAAAGACCAGATTTTGACTCTCTATCTCAATGAGTCGCCCTACGGTGGTCGACGCAACGGAGTGGAATCTGCCGCGCAAACCTATTTCCATAAGTCAGCCAAGGATTTGACGCTTGCCGAGTCAGCGCTACTGGCCGCTATTCCCAATAACCCCTCTGTCTATAATCCGTATGATGTCACGGGTCACGTTGCACTTATCGAGCGGCAGCACAAAGTCCTTGATAGCATGGCAGACATGAAATATATATCGAGGGAACAAGCAGAGGAAGCCAAGAAAGTCGCTGTACTCGATACGCTTCAACCACTTGCCGACCAATTAGCTGGGATCAAAGCACCCCACTTTGTTCTGATGGTCAAAGCGCAACTCGAAAAAGAACTTGGTAAAGCAACTGTCGGACAGGGCGGCTTAACCGTTGTCACTACACTTGATCTCACCGCACAAAGCAAACTAGAAGCAAATATGACAGCGATGTTTGATGGCACGCTGACAGATCGAAACTGTAGCTATGTGTCATGTCCAAGTTACGCAGGGTTTACCAATGGTGCTGCCGCAATAGAAGACGTTGAGACCGGCCAGTTGATTGCGCTGGTTGGTAGTAGAGATTACGGCTATCCTGGGTTTGGGCAAGACAATGCGGCCACGGCGTTTATCCAGCCTGGTTCAACAATCAAGCCGTTTGTGTATGCACAGTTATTTCAAAAACAAGCTGACGGCAAACCAAACTTTGGCAGCGGATCAATTCTCTCAGATACGTCAACCACGTTTCCCGGGAATTATAAGCCACAAAATGCAGATGGCAAATTTCAGGGAAACATAAATATACGCCAAAGTCTCGACAGATCACGCAATATCCCCGCCATCAAAGCAATGGTGATCGCTGGCAAAGACGAAACGTGGGCAACAATCCGAGCCATGGGAGATGTTGACTATTGTACCCAGGGGCCAGACCAAGATGCAGGACTCTCGTCAGCAATAGGTGGTTGCGGGACGCGCCTTACCGATCATACCAACGCTATCGCTTCATTCGCGCGCATGGGTGTGTATATGCCACAGACAACAATACTAAAGGTAACAAATAGCACTGGCGAAGTGATCAAACAGTATAAGTCTGAGACAAAACAAGTGATCGACCCACAAGCAGCATACATCGTTAATGACATATTGGGTGATAGCAATGCCAGAGCTGGTCTCGGCTGGAACCAAGACTACTTAGTTCGACTCAACAAAGCAGGTATAAAGGCAGCGGCAAAAACCGGTACGAGCAATGGTCAGATTGGCTCAAAGATCGTGCCTAAAGATATATGGACAGTTGGCTACACTCCCCACCTCTCTATGTCGGTATGGCTCGGAAACCCTGATACCACGCCGCTCAGGCAAGGAAATTCTCTCATTCCAGCCATGATTTATGATAAAACGATGATGGAGGTGTCCCAATACTACATCGATAGCGGCAAAGCCAAAGGAAGCGACTGGTTTACGGCACCGTCAGGTATCCAGCGCGTTGGCAACGAAGTGTACCCCTCGTACTGGAACAAATCAAGCGGTATTACCAATACAAAAGCTACCTTTGACCGCGTCTCCAAAAAGAAAGCCACCGACTGCACACCGACTGCTGCAAAAATTGAGCTGAGCGTAAGTAAAATTACTGACCCCTACACCAAAAAGGATATCATCAGCGCACCTGATGGCTATGATGGTTCGGCAGATGACGATATTCACTCCTGCTCTGATCCAAAACCGTATGTGACTCTCTCGACTTCTGGAAATACAGCTATGATGAGCTTTGGCACCTCAAGCAGCTCAACGTTCCAGCCAATGACAATTGAGCTTCGATCTCCGAGCGGTGTTATCGCAACTAAGCAAGTAACAAGTAACGACTCGTGGGGAGTTGATCTCACTGGCGTACCCCACGGAACTCAGTTGACGGCCACTGTCACCGATACGGGTTATTATACGGACTCGGCAACAACAACTTATTAGATAATAGCTTACCCGAATCTAAACCCCTCCCCCGACAGACAGTTGGCCCTGATGGGCCAAGGCCCGCCAAGGCCAAGGCTAATCACTTAGCGGCGGGCCGGTTGTCTGGAGTGGGGAGGAGTTTGAGATTCAGATCTATCAAGGTTGTTTTTCGACTAAGTCGATGAGTGCACTCTCTCTATCCTGACGACGAGGAGATGACAATGAACGAGATAATTTTTGACGTGGCACAAATGGGCGTTGATCACGGTCATTCTTGCCAATCTTTTTTGGTGATACAGATTCCTTCTGTGAGATGATCTTATGCGATGAGTCTTGGGTACGAGATCGCTGGGGACGACTCTGTGTCGGTTTAGCGATTGATTTATCTGATGCACGGCGAGCAAACATCATTTTGCCAGCGGCGGTCTGGAGGCTTCGAATCACTTCGACACTGACAGTTTGACCGATGAGATTGCTCGCCTGTTCAACGACGACCATTGTCCCATCTGCTAGATAGCCGACACCCTGGTGGCTATCCTGACCTTTCTGTACAAGTTCTACCATCATATGCTCGCCAGGCAAGTAAGCCATACGTAAACTCTGCGCGAGCTCATTGATATTGAGGACAGGAATGCCCTCAACGGCGGCAACTTTATTCAGATTGTAATCGATAGTACAGATGACAGCGGTGTATTGTTTTGCAAGTGAGAGCAGTCTTTCGTCTACCCCTTCTTGGGCCTTGCTGCCGTCCTGGAGTACTTCAACGGTCACCATCGGCATTGCCTGTAGCTCAGTAATGACGTCAAGTCCACGACGCGCCCTGGCACGCTTGTCGGCATCGGCATTATCCGCGAGAAACTGTAGCTCACCGACCACACTACGCGGAATCACTAGTGCGCCCCCCATGAATCCGGTTGATGCAATTGAGGTAATCCGCCCATCCATGAGGACCGAGGTATCGATCAATATTGGTCGTTCTTTTGATTTTATCGATGTTTTTGGCAATCTTGCCAAAAGATACGTTACTTCGCCGAGAATAAGAAGCGTGACAGCGAGTAACGCGATGTCTTTTGTTTCCATAATAATAATATCCTTTCGTTATACGAATTCGCTCACTATTTCAGATAGTCTACGAGCGCGTGGCGTAAATCTTGTACGCCGTTAATAAATGAATTCTTTTTGCTTGGAACAGGGGCAATTGCATGCGTGAATCCAAGCTTTTTTGCTTCGGCAATCCGCTTGTCTGACAAACTAGCGCTACGGATCTCCCCGCCCAGTCCCACTTCGCCAAACACAACTAGCTCATCATCAAGTCGTCTGCCGGCAGCAGCACTCGCAATTGCCATTGCCACCGCGAGATCGGCAGCAGGATCAGCAAGTTTAAGACCTCCCACAACGTTGATATAGATGTCTTTGTCCGATAAGTTCAGTTTGGTGCGGCGCTCAAGTACCGCGATCAAAAGATTGAGCCTATTGAGATCAAATCCGCTTGCTGTTCTCTTAGGATACCCGAAGCTTGTCGAATTGACAAGCGCCTGAATCTCTACCAAAATTGGTCTATTACCCTCAAGTGTGGCGAGGACGACCGATCCATCGGCATTTTGCCGTTCAGCAAGGAGAGCCGCGGAGGGGTTCTTGACTACTGTCAGACCCGTTTCTGTCATTTCAAAAATCGCTGCCTCACTCGTCGATCCATAGCGGTTTTTGATCGCTCGTACTACCTTGAAGCCACCGTATCGATCTCCTTCGAACTGCAATACCACATCGACGAGGTGCTCTAAGACCTTTGGTCCGGCGATCGATCCCTCTTTTGTCACGTGCCCTACTAGTATGACGGCCGCTCCCGACTCTTTGGCCGCCCGAATGATGACATTTGCAGAGTTGGTGATCTGACTGACCGTGCCAGGTGCGCTGGTTATCTCTGCGAGGCTCAAAGTCTGGACGCTATCGATGATGACCAACCGATATGCACCAGTCCGGATGGTCGCTGCGATATCATCAGCACTGGTACTGGCAATAAAATGTAGGTCGTCACCTGACTCAGCGCCAAGTCGAGTTGCCCTCAGCTTGACCTGCCCAGCCGATTCTTCGCCGCTTGCATAGAGGACGGGCAGCGTCGCCGAGATGTGCGAGGCGATCTGAAGCAGCAATGTCGATTTACCAATTCCTGGTTGACCAGCGAGCAATACTACACCTCCTGGCAATACACCGCCGCCCAGTACACTATCGAGGTCGGCGATCCCCGTCCCAAAGCGTGTGATTGACTCCTTGGTGCTGATGGTACGCATCGTCTGAGGGGTCAGCGGCCTCCCAGTCTTTGCGCTCCTAGCTACTGCTGAGCTACCTTCGGAGGTTGCTGTCTGTTCGACAAGTGAGTTCCATTCGCCGCACTGTTCGCATTTACCAGTCCACTTCGGAAAAACTGCCCCACACTGCTGACACACAAATTGCGTACGAGTTTTTGCCATTATCATACCCCCGATGCGGGAGTAGTGATGCCGTTCATACTCTTGTTGAGTTCGCCCACTTTGACCGAAAGGGCGTTAAGCTTTGCAACAGTTTGGTTGTAAGCAGCTATTCGTTCATTAATGGTGAGTCGTCGTGCATTGAGTGCGCTAGTACGTGCCAGGAGAGCATTGCGGGCTGCCGTGAGTGCCGACTGAGAAGTGAAACCTCCATTTTTTGCTCGCTCGTTGAACGAATCAATATCGGTTTCTAGCTGGACTCGATCGACGTCATAGGTCGCAAGATCAGACTTAAGTGCATCTTTTTCGGTTTCGATTTGTGCCGAAAGTGCCTTTGATTGACTCTCTACTTCTTTGAACACAGCAGTATATTTGGCATTGAGTGCGACGATGCTACTTCGGTCGGTAAAGTAACGTTTATAGTACGCTTCAAGTTCTGGAGACACTGATGAGATAGTGGTGCCGATGATAGAGTGAAGCTCGTTGATATCCGACCCTGGCTCAGCCTTATTGTAATACGCCATAAGTGACTTAATCTCGGGGTCATCTTTTATTTTTTCGTATTGCTCTTGGATCATCCTGTCCACAGACATCCGATCAAAATAATTGAGACGATCGTAGGCAGCATGAAGCATTTCGTGGGCGGCTGCCACTTCGACTGCGCCGTCAAGATCCTTGTTGGTCACGTTATAGAGATAAATATGACGCTTGAAATAACAGCCGAGCATAGCGGTCGTACGCTCAGTCGATTCACAACTCGTATTGAATTGATCTTGGCTTTGAATGGTGGGAACACTGGCATAAAACAGATTTGTCCCTTGATCTGTCAGCTTCAAGCGGCTATTGATCGCAGCTATTTGGGCGTTCGGCTGAAATTGTCTCGCAAGAATCGCATCATACAAACTCGGCCAATAAAAGATGTAGAGCAAGGCGAAGACAATGACAAGCAACGCCGAAACGAGCGCTCGTAATGCCATGTGACGTTTGACAGACTGATTATTCGGTTCGTTGTTCAAGCGTGAGATTCCCCTTTTCTACTCGTGCTTCTAGTATAGCGCCTTTTTGATAAATCCCGGAAATGATTCCCTCAGCAATGGCGTGCTCAAGCTCATCCTCGATAGCGCGTCGCAAGGGGCGAGCACCAAATGTCTTACTGTAGCCCTTGTCGATAAGGTGACGTTTTGCAACCGGACTTACTACCAGGCCAATTCCTTGACGAACCAATCGTTCTTGCAATTCTGAAATGAGGAGGTCAAATATCTTTCCTACTTCCTGACGAGTGAGGGCGCGAAATGTTACTATCCCATCAAGACGATTGATAAGCTCAGGCCTCATGAATTTTTCTAACTCATGTTGTGCGGCACGGACATTGCGGAGATGAAGCTGGTCAAGCGCCTGCTGTTCTTTTCTTGTAGTATTGTGAAACCCAAGTGCCGTTTCTCGTGTCATTGCATCAGCACCGAGATTGCTTGTCAAAATGATGATAGTGTTACGAAAACTGACACTGCGACCAGCAGCATCTGTCAATTGTCCATCCTCAAGCAGTTGCAAGAGGAGCTGAAACACATCAGGATGCGCTTTTTCGATTTCATCAAAGAGTACGACACTATAGGGTTGGCGACGGATTTTGTCAGTTAACTTACCACCATCTTCGTAACCAACGTACCCAGCAGGGGCACCGATCAGACGACTCGTCGTATGCTTCTCGCCAAACTCACTCATATCAATCTTGATCAGCGCTTCCTCACTCCCAAACACCTCACGTGCTAGTACCCGTGCAAGTTCCGTTTTGCCGACACCCGTTGGTCCCATAAATACAAAGCTGCCGATCGGGCGCTTTTGACTCGACACGCCGCTGCGACTTCGTCGGATCGCTCGCGCTACTTTCGTCACGGCATCTTTTTGACCGATAATATACTTGCCCAGATGAGATTCGAGCTGCTTAAGGAGACGCGCCTCACTCGTCTGTACTTTCTCGACAGGGATATTGGTCATGACCGCGATGGCATGTGCAATATTTTGCTCGGTAAGAACAATGGGGTTCTTTGCTTCCTGTGCTTCGCGGACCGCTTCTAGCTGCTCGGTGATCTGGCTAATTCGCTGCTTATAGAGGGCAGCACGCTCATAATCCTCCCGAACAACTGCTTCTTCCATTTTCTCGTTCAGGCCCTTTAGTTCCTTTAGATATTCACGCTGTTTACTTGGTTTGTGGCCCTGCTTCACCCTGATAAGTGCAGCTGCCTCATCAATGACATCGATGGCTTTGTCGGGCATGAAACGATCGGCAACGTAGCGATCCGCCATATAGACCGCCGACTCAAGTGCTTGATCGCTCATGCTGACGCCGTGGTGTTTCTCGTAGTAGCCCTTGAGACCCTTGAGAATAGCAAGTGTTTCACCTAACGTCGGTTCCTTGACGACAATGGTCTGAAAACGCCGCTCAAGTGCCGTATCTTTTTCGATATGTTTGCGGTATTCATCGAGCGTGGTTGCGCCAATCATATGCAGCTCGCCGCGCGCAAGCGCTGGTTTCAAGATATTGGCTGCGTCCATGGCACCCTCGGCAGCTCCCGCACCGACAAGCAAGTGCAACTCGTCAATAAAGACGATGACGTTGCCTTGTTTCTTGATTTCGGTAACAACTTTTTTAAGGCGATCTTCGAACTCACCTCGATACTTCGTGCCGGCAATCATACCAGCCATATCAAGCTGAATGACGCGTTTGTCGAGCAAGTGGTCCGGGACATCCTCGGCGACAATGCGCTGTGCCAGCCCCTCTACGATTGCCGTCTTACCGACACCGGGCTCACCAATCAACACGGGATTGTTTTTTGTGCGTCGGCTGAGAATGGTGACAAGTCGTTCTACTTCTTTGGCACGACCGATCATGGCATCAAGCTCGCCTGCGAGTGCACTTGCTGTCAGATCAATTCCAAAGGTTGCAAGAGCACCGCCCCGAATTGGTTTGACGCCATTTTTTGCTGTCGTTTCCTCACTTACCCCTGGCATTTCCGAAAAATGAGCCTCCAGGCCATCGATCAATTCATCGACGTCTACTTCCATATCGCGAAGCAGGACTGTTGCCCGTGCGTTATCTTGTTTGAGCAGACTATAGAGAATATGCTCAGTTCCGAGGTGATCATGGTTATGATCCTTGGCAACCTCCCAGCCCATTTTGAGTGTCAGCAGCGCCGTCTCGGATAGTCCAACAGCGCCCGTCCGTACTACCACATGCTGAGGGGTGATATTGAGCAAATCTTCGGCACGTTGAAGGGTCACGCCAACGTCTGCTAGCACCTTAGCGCCCGTGCTACTCCCCTGTGCCAGAACTCCTAGTAAAAGATGCTCCGTGCCTATATAGGCGTTCCCGCTTCCCCGAGCAATCGCATCAGCGTGCTGAACACTCAACTTGGCGTTGTCGGTAAGGTGTGAAATAAAATCGGCAAAATCATCTGGTAGCATCGTTTTGTTCCTCCATACGGGGAGATTCCCACGTGGCCCAATTATAAAGCACCTATTGGCACTCGTCAAGTGAGAGTGCTAATTTACCGATCTTAGTATTGTATCTCCGTCATCGAGTTCGTCAACATCACCGCCAGACTGAGCTATTTCCTCAAGTGCTCGCGCTCTTGAGGCAAGCCAGCCTCTGGTGATTGCTCTTCGAACTTCTTTCGGTATTTCAGGCAATGGTAATGCAGTATCATCGGCACGCCATGCAGCCAATCCTTCGTGTGCAAAAACAGGTTTATGGCCTTTCATCTATTCACCCTGCTCTTCGATAGCAGCAAAGAGACCATCCTCAATGTTCTTCTTTGGTTTCTTTTCGGCAGGTTTGGCAGTCGCCGTTTCGATGTCAAGTTCAAAGCCGGTTAGGCGAGCAGCCAGACGAACGTTTTGACCACCGCGGCCAATGGCGATGCTTTGTTGATCCTCGGTCACAAATACCTTAGCCCGCTTTGTTTCCTTGTCAATCTCAACCTTTACCACCTCGGCAGGACTGAGGGCATTGCGGATGTACGTATCGATATTTTCGTCATAGGTCACGATATCGATTTTTTCCTGGTCGCCAATCTCATTCATGACAGCATTGACGCGCGTTCCGTGACCACCGACAAAGGTACCGACTGGATCGACTCCTGGAACCGTGCTCATAACTGCTAGTTTGGTGCGGCGTCCCGCTTCGCGAGCAATGCCCTTGATCTCTACTGCGCCGGTCTCCATCTCGGGAACTTCCTGACGAAATAGGTATTCGATAAAGGCTTCGTTGCCGCGGCTCAAAATGAGCTGTGGACCTCTGGTGTCGCGTTCGATATCCTTGATGAATACTTTGAGTCGGCTTCCAACTGAGTAGAACTCGCCCTGAATCTGCTCACTCTGCGGGATAATGCCCGTTGCTTTGCCAAGCTCAATCCGTACGACACGTGGCTCAACTCGCTGTACGACACCGGTGACAACCGTACCGATCTTGTCTTCATACTCCGCTAGTACCACCTCGCGCTCTGCTTCTCGCAGACGCTGCAACACCACTTGCTTCGCCGTCTGAGCAGCCACACGTCCAAATGATATCACCTCGTGCTTTTCCTCGAGTATATCCTCGAGTTTAGCGTCTTTTTTGAGCTTTTTGGCCTCGGCAAGGCTGACTTCGATAGCAGGGTTGATAGCTTCTTCGACAACTTCGCGCTGGACATAAACAGTCGCCGTACCGTCGTTGATATTGAGCTCAGCGCGAACTTCTTGCTCACGCTCACCATTATCACGGCGCCACGCGGCCGCAATTGCTTGTTCGATTATCTCGAGCACTGTTTCTTCGGGCAGATTTTTTTCTTCGGCAATTGTCCGGACGGCAAGCGTCAGTTGTTTGATATTGAGATCTTCCATTACATCCTTTCCTGGGAGAGTGTGTTCTCCCTGATCATAAGGGATCATTAGTATTTCTTACGAAAAACTCCGACCTGCCGGCCGGATGAGTACGTTTTTCATATTAGCACACTAGGTTAAGAAAGTCAAGAACCGCGTTCGAGCAGCTCTAGTGCGCTCCAAACAAACGGGTGAGCACCCCTTCCTTTTCCCCTTAGGCACGGCTGGTCAATTAAGGTATAGTTTCCATCTTCATCAATAAACACATTACCGCCAAGGTTGTTTCCCCTTCGTAAGTCATTGACGAGTGTGCGCGAAACATACCTGCCGAGTTCTCTATCGAGCCTTGTTTCTACCGTATCGACGTGGGCATGAAGTGTCCGCATGGTTTCCGTATAATCAGCCTGGAAATCTCTTAAAGCTCCTCGCAACGATTCACCTGGAGCCATCTCAATTACCGAGACACCACGTTGACCACCATCGGTGACAACAATAGGATGGCGGACCGCACTCACCCCCTCTGTGCTTTTTGATAAACGCTCGTAAAGGCCGTTCATGACCCGCTGCTGTATAACCGCGTCGGCAGCAGACGGATGATACTTGATCACGAGACCAGTGGCACTATCGCGGACAACAAAGAGGTTCGGGTTGTAGCGCGAAACATGCGTGCTGAGTCGATCATCGCCATAACGTCTGCGCACCGCCACCACACTGCCTGTTACATAAGCAAGTTCAGCGATTTCTCTAGCTTCAGCAATAGCACCTGGATCTATGTCGGGTGTCAGGTATGAGCTGTCTATTACTTCCATTTTTTTCATAGCTATAGAGCATCTTTCTAGCAGAATCGCCCGCCCCCGGGAGGGAGCGGAACGACCTGCTGGCCGAGCTCTCTCTAGGAGCGGGCATGAGGTGTCGGTTTGACCGGCACCACCTTGTAGACACTTGGGCGAGGCCCTTGGTTCAGAGAGAATGCGACCAGTTCGGCTGCGCGCTGAGCCTGAGCGAAGGCTGAGCAGGCCGAGAATGACCCACGGGCGACCTCGACCCCCGTGGGAGCATCCGCTCCTACCTGAGTACGAAAACTGGTCACCGGCGGGTACTTCATGACGACGTGCGAGGTGCTGTCCGCACCTTCGAACTCCATCACCTGTTTTCACCTCCTGTTGTCAGCAGTTCCTCGAGCCAGACGTCCTGCACCGGTATCACCTTTCGCTCAAAGAGCGAGAAGGTGCCAGCGAGCAGGCCGTAGAACGTGATACCCATCAGCGAACCGCCGATGAGTATAACCATCATGACGTAGCACAGGATGACCTCGAAACCGAGACCGGCTATCGCCACCGGCGCGTACCAGAGCGGGAAATCCATCTCAGTATTCCTGTGTCATTGCCCAGCTCAATGGAGCCTGAGCTCCTGGGAAGCTGACGAGCCGGATGATGTACTCAACTCCCGGCTCATCGACGTCTGGTTGATCGGCGATGAAGCCGACACAGGTCAGTTCGGCTGTCGTCGGTCCGTAGACCGACAAGCGAGCTCGGGCACACGCCGGAGAGTCCGGGGTGACCCGGAAAACCACATACCAATTCTCCCAATGTCCTTCAGCCGCCACGCGTATCACCTCTTTCGTAGGATCGAACTATTGTGTGGGGTTGATCAATTTCTATATTACAACTTTATTGACTATTTATCAAGTTTACAAAAAAACCTGAATCTCAACCCTCCTCCGACAGACAGTTGGCCCTGATGGGCCAAGGCCCGCCAAGAGCGAAGGCTGATTTAGTTAGCGGCGGGCCGGTTGTCTGGAGTGGGGAGAGGATGGGTTTGTGTCTCTCGTGCTACACTGGTACGTGATGCAACTCGCTGATTTTCATTATGATATTCCCGAAAAACTGATCGCGACCACGCCACCGACAGTACGCGGTGATGCGCGGCTGCTAGTTCTTGACCGCCAGAGCGGCACTGTTAGTGATCGACACTACCCAGATATCGTCGACTACCTCGGGCTTGGCGACGTGCTTATCATCAATGACACCAAAGTCATCAAGGCTCGATTGATAACAACCAAACAAACCGGTGGCACACGCGAGCTTGTGCTTGTCGAGAAGCACGGTCGCAGTGACGACTGGCATACCCACAAGGTTATCTACCGACGCAAGTTAGCTGTTGGGGACAAACTCTCTGTCGGAGCCGATACGCTGACGGTGGAGGAACTACTTGATGGTGGCATGGCAATCATCAAAAGTGAGCGTGACCTGCTACAAATCGCCGAAGAACACGGCTCGGTGCCGCTGCCACCGTATATGCGGCGCGACGCAACGCCAGCAGATATCGAGCGATACCAGACGATATTTGCCCGTGAGCAGGGGTCGGTCGCCGCTCCGACGGCAAGTCTCAATATGACAGAGGAGACCCTCTCACGACTCCGCGACAAAGGCATTGTCGTCGTCTATGCAACGCTGCATGTCGGCCTCGGTACGTTTCTGCCTATTCGCGTCGAAGATGTTACCGATCATCATATGCATAAGGAGTATTTTGAGATTCCCGCAGTCACTGTAAGCGCGATACGTGATGCCAAGGCAAAGGGTAAGCGAGTTGTCGCCCTCGGCACGACTGTGACACGCACACTTGAGTATGCTCACGAAGCCATCCTGGCCGGGCCGCCTAGAGACCTCTCGGGCGAAGCAGATATCTTTATGTATCCTGGCTATAGCTTTAAGATTATCGACGGCCTGATCACGAACTTTCATATGCCAGATAGCACCGTCCTCATGCTGACCGCGGCCTTTGCAGGATGGGATAAGCTCAAGCCTGCCTATGAACACGCTATCGACAAAAGCTATCGGTTCTTTAGCTACGGCGACAGTATGTTGATCCTGTAGCCCACAAAAAGCAAACTGCCCGCCCCCGAGGGAGCGAGCAGTCGCTACAACCTCGAGGGACGGGCGCTAAGAAACCGAAACTGATACTACCTTCCGCCT comes from the Candidatus Saccharimonas aalborgensis genome and includes:
- a CDS encoding transglycosylase domain-containing protein; amino-acid sequence: MAAKIVGVTVLLFVLLILGLFAYYRKDLDAIRPGELDKRVQSTVIKYYDRNGALLWEDKGAGDYRLVVTSDNINTYMKQATVAIEDKDFYSHPGISFSGILRAFLNNSQGNATQGGSTLTQQLVKQVFFPPDEAQQRGVAGIPRKIKEMILSVEVERMYNKDQILTLYLNESPYGGRRNGVESAAQTYFHKSAKDLTLAESALLAAIPNNPSVYNPYDVTGHVALIERQHKVLDSMADMKYISREQAEEAKKVAVLDTLQPLADQLAGIKAPHFVLMVKAQLEKELGKATVGQGGLTVVTTLDLTAQSKLEANMTAMFDGTLTDRNCSYVSCPSYAGFTNGAAAIEDVETGQLIALVGSRDYGYPGFGQDNAATAFIQPGSTIKPFVYAQLFQKQADGKPNFGSGSILSDTSTTFPGNYKPQNADGKFQGNINIRQSLDRSRNIPAIKAMVIAGKDETWATIRAMGDVDYCTQGPDQDAGLSSAIGGCGTRLTDHTNAIASFARMGVYMPQTTILKVTNSTGEVIKQYKSETKQVIDPQAAYIVNDILGDSNARAGLGWNQDYLVRLNKAGIKAAAKTGTSNGQIGSKIVPKDIWTVGYTPHLSMSVWLGNPDTTPLRQGNSLIPAMIYDKTMMEVSQYYIDSGKAKGSDWFTAPSGIQRVGNEVYPSYWNKSSGITNTKATFDRVSKKKATDCTPTAAKIELSVSKITDPYTKKDIISAPDGYDGSADDDIHSCSDPKPYVTLSTSGNTAMMSFGTSSSSTFQPMTIELRSPSGVIATKQVTSNDSWGVDLTGVPHGTQLTATVTDTGYYTDSATTTY
- a CDS encoding PIN/TRAM domain-containing protein, which translates into the protein METKDIALLAVTLLILGEVTYLLARLPKTSIKSKERPILIDTSVLMDGRITSIASTGFMGGALVIPRSVVGELQFLADNADADKRARARRGLDVITELQAMPMVTVEVLQDGSKAQEGVDERLLSLAKQYTAVICTIDYNLNKVAAVEGIPVLNINELAQSLRMAYLPGEHMMVELVQKGQDSHQGVGYLADGTMVVVEQASNLIGQTVSVEVIRSLQTAAGKMMFARRASDKSIAKPTQSRPQRSRTQDSSHKIISQKESVSPKKIGKNDRDQRPFVPRQKLSRSLSSPRRQDRESALIDLVEKQP
- the radA gene encoding DNA repair protein RadA, producing MAKTRTQFVCQQCGAVFPKWTGKCEQCGEWNSLVEQTATSEGSSAVARSAKTGRPLTPQTMRTISTKESITRFGTGIADLDSVLGGGVLPGGVVLLAGQPGIGKSTLLLQIASHISATLPVLYASGEESAGQVKLRATRLGAESGDDLHFIASTSADDIAATIRTGAYRLVIIDSVQTLSLAEITSAPGTVSQITNSANVIIRAAKESGAAVILVGHVTKEGSIAGPKVLEHLVDVVLQFEGDRYGGFKVVRAIKNRYGSTSEAAIFEMTETGLTVVKNPSAALLAERQNADGSVVLATLEGNRPILVEIQALVNSTSFGYPKRTASGFDLNRLNLLIAVLERRTKLNLSDKDIYINVVGGLKLADPAADLAVAMAIASAAAGRRLDDELVVFGEVGLGGEIRSASLSDKRIAEAKKLGFTHAIAPVPSKKNSFINGVQDLRHALVDYLK
- a CDS encoding ATP-dependent Clp protease ATP-binding subunit, producing MLPDDFADFISHLTDNAKLSVQHADAIARGSGNAYIGTEHLLLGVLAQGSSTGAKVLADVGVTLQRAEDLLNITPQHVVVRTGAVGLSETALLTLKMGWEVAKDHNHDHLGTEHILYSLLKQDNARATVLLRDMEVDVDELIDGLEAHFSEMPGVSEETTAKNGVKPIRGGALATFGIDLTASALAGELDAMIGRAKEVERLVTILSRRTKNNPVLIGEPGVGKTAIVEGLAQRIVAEDVPDHLLDKRVIQLDMAGMIAGTKYRGEFEDRLKKVVTEIKKQGNVIVFIDELHLLVGAGAAEGAMDAANILKPALARGELHMIGATTLDEYRKHIEKDTALERRFQTIVVKEPTLGETLAILKGLKGYYEKHHGVSMSDQALESAVYMADRYVADRFMPDKAIDVIDEAAALIRVKQGHKPSKQREYLKELKGLNEKMEEAVVREDYERAALYKQRISQITEQLEAVREAQEAKNPIVLTEQNIAHAIAVMTNIPVEKVQTSEARLLKQLESHLGKYIIGQKDAVTKVARAIRRSRSGVSSQKRPIGSFVFMGPTGVGKTELARVLAREVFGSEEALIKIDMSEFGEKHTTSRLIGAPAGYVGYEDGGKLTDKIRRQPYSVVLFDEIEKAHPDVFQLLLQLLEDGQLTDAAGRSVSFRNTIIILTSNLGADAMTRETALGFHNTTRKEQQALDQLHLRNVRAAQHELEKFMRPELINRLDGIVTFRALTRQEVGKIFDLLISELQERLVRQGIGLVVSPVAKRHLIDKGYSKTFGARPLRRAIEDELEHAIAEGIISGIYQKGAILEARVEKGNLTLEQRTE
- the nusA gene encoding transcription termination factor NusA, which translates into the protein MIPYDQGEHTLPGKDVMEDLNIKQLTLAVRTIAEEKNLPEETVLEIIEQAIAAAWRRDNGEREQEVRAELNINDGTATVYVQREVVEEAINPAIEVSLAEAKKLKKDAKLEDILEEKHEVISFGRVAAQTAKQVVLQRLREAEREVVLAEYEDKIGTVVTGVVQRVEPRVVRIELGKATGIIPQSEQIQGEFYSVGSRLKVFIKDIERDTRGPQLILSRGNEAFIEYLFRQEVPEMETGAVEIKGIAREAGRRTKLAVMSTVPGVDPVGTFVGGHGTRVNAVMNEIGDQEKIDIVTYDENIDTYIRNALSPAEVVKVEIDKETKRAKVFVTEDQQSIAIGRGGQNVRLAARLTGFELDIETATAKPAEKKPKKNIEDGLFAAIEEQGE
- the queA gene encoding tRNA preQ1(34) S-adenosylmethionine ribosyltransferase-isomerase QueA, translated to MQLADFHYDIPEKLIATTPPTVRGDARLLVLDRQSGTVSDRHYPDIVDYLGLGDVLIINDTKVIKARLITTKQTGGTRELVLVEKHGRSDDWHTHKVIYRRKLAVGDKLSVGADTLTVEELLDGGMAIIKSERDLLQIAEEHGSVPLPPYMRRDATPADIERYQTIFAREQGSVAAPTASLNMTEETLSRLRDKGIVVVYATLHVGLGTFLPIRVEDVTDHHMHKEYFEIPAVTVSAIRDAKAKGKRVVALGTTVTRTLEYAHEAILAGPPRDLSGEADIFMYPGYSFKIIDGLITNFHMPDSTVLMLTAAFAGWDKLKPAYEHAIDKSYRFFSYGDSMLIL